From the Thermomicrobiales bacterium genome, the window TCTACGCCTGGCAGGGGGACTATCCGCGTCTGCCAATTGTTCGGAGTGATGGGACGACTGGCGGTGAGGAAATCGCGTCGCCATTCGTCGTCAAGTGACGCGATCCCGCAGCACCACGTTGGCTGGTATCCTGCGAGTCGATCGACTGGCGATGGGAGGGGGAAACTCATGATTGCCGCACTTGTGCTGTTCAAGAACGACGGCACGCTCAGTCTCGAAGACGCGATTGCGCGCTTCAACACCACTGCGCCGAACTACGAAGGCCGCGCCGGTCTCATCACCAAGACCTACATCTACGGCGAAGATGGCGCAGAGCTGGGCGGCTTCTATCTCTGGGAATCACGCGAGGCCGCCGAATCGCTCTACACCGACGAGTGGAAGGCGAAGGCGACCGCGCTCTACGGCACCGCGCCTGTCTTCCGCTACTTCGACGCTCCGGTGCTAGTCAACAACCTGACCGCAGCGAAGGAGGCCCGGTGAGCGACGAGGAACGCTACGCGCGTTTTCACCAGGGCGGGCGCTGGCAGGGCCTGCCGGTGCAGGTCCGTGATGATGCTGCGCCGCACTTCGAGCCGGTCACGGCCCACGTCTTCCAGCGCGACGATGTAACCGAGAGCACCGCCGAGCCGTTCCCGGCCGACGCGCCAGACATCCTGATGTTTGGCGTGCCCAACAAGGGCATGATGGCCGGTCAGCCAACGAATGTGTTTCTGCTGGGATATGTCGCGGACGGCGGCCCGTTGATGCTCGTCGATACTGGCGACCACGGCAGCGAGGCAGCGTTGCTCGACGCCATCGCCGCCAGTGACATCGAGCTGTCGCGGATCAACCGCATCGTCCTGACACACTGCCACCCCGATCATGTCGGCAACGCGACGATGCTGAAGGCAGCGACCGGTGCGCCGGTCTGGGCGCACCCACTCGAACGCGAGCAGATCGAGCGCTTCCGCAGCGACCTCGTCGTCGATCACTGGATCGAGGATGGTCAGACCATCGACGGCGACGGCTTCTCGGTCGAGACGATCTTCACGCCCGGACACTCGCCCGGCCACGTCTGCCTCGTCGAGCCGCGCAGCCGCGTGCTGATCGCCGGCGACATGATCTCCGGCTTCGGCAGCGTCGGCATCTTCCCGCCAAATGGCAGCATGCGACAGTACATCGACAGCCTCCGTCGCTTGCTGGCAGTCGATGATGCGCAACCGTTCTCGCTCACCTGCCCTGGCCACGGACCGGTCATTCCAGCAACACGGGCGAAGATCGAGGAGTACATCGAGCATCGCCAGACACGCGAGAATGAGGTTTACGAAGCCGTTGCCACAGGCGCAGCGACGATGGACGCGCTGCTACCGATC encodes:
- a CDS encoding MBL fold metallo-hydrolase, with protein sequence MSDEERYARFHQGGRWQGLPVQVRDDAAPHFEPVTAHVFQRDDVTESTAEPFPADAPDILMFGVPNKGMMAGQPTNVFLLGYVADGGPLMLVDTGDHGSEAALLDAIAASDIELSRINRIVLTHCHPDHVGNATMLKAATGAPVWAHPLEREQIERFRSDLVVDHWIEDGQTIDGDGFSVETIFTPGHSPGHVCLVEPRSRVLIAGDMISGFGSVGIFPPNGSMRQYIDSLRRLLAVDDAQPFSLTCPGHGPVIPATRAKIEEYIEHRQTRENEVYEAVATGAATMDALLPIIYPGILDHLSFAARSTLQANLDKLVEDGRLTRDGERYANAE